Genomic segment of Caproiciproducens sp. NJN-50:
AATCCATGGTGAACAGCGGCTTTGTCGCCCGGAATTTGCGGATCTGGTCATACATGAATTTGCGCTGTTCCGCCGTTGCCATCAAGTCCGGCTGGGCGTCGACGCCGACCGGCATGTAAGTGAACAGCCAGGCAAATTTGCAGCCTAAATCGATCAGGTGATCAATGTATTCTTCACTGCCGATGGTTTCCGCATTCTTGCTTGTGTAGCACAGGGAGGCGCCGAACGGAAGTTTCTTTTTCCTCAGCAGCTGCATCGCGCGAATCACCGCCTCGTAAGTTCCGGTTCCGCGCCGGGAGTCCGTTTCCTCCTCGTAGCCCTCGATGCTGATGGCGGGGACGAAATTCTTCACGCGCAGCATATCGTCCGCAAATTTCTCGTCGATCAGCGTTCCGTTCGTGAATGCCAGAAACTCGCAGTCGTTGTGTGTTTCACACAGTTTTATGATATCATCTTTCCGCACGAGGGGTTCTCCGCCCGAGAAGATGTACATGTAGGTGCCGAGTTCCTTGCCCTGGCGGACAATATCGTCCAGCGTTTCAAAGCTCATGTTCATCCGGTTGCCGTATTCCGCCGCCCAGCATCCGATGCAGTGCAGGTTGCAGGCGGAGGTCGGGTCCATTAAAATGGCCCAGGGGATGTTGCAGTCGTATTTTTCCACGAGCTTGTTTTTCCTTTGGCTGCCGAGGATCGCGGAGTTAATCAGAAAATTTTCAAATGTTTTTCTCCGAACGCTGTCATCGATGTCGGTATAAAGGCTGGAAATCAGTCGGTTCCAGTTATTTTCAGGGTCCTTCATAAATCCGTCGACCATATCATAAGCGTTCTGGTATAGATTGTCTCTGTCGAATTTT
This window contains:
- a CDS encoding radical SAM protein gives rise to the protein MGTVNERLESYGLKKVLNYLDNNPEENVPKLIGWLRKFDRDNLYQNAYDMVDGFMKDPENNWNRLISSLYTDIDDSVRRKTFENFLINSAILGSQRKNKLVEKYDCNIPWAILMDPTSACNLHCIGCWAAEYGNRMNMSFETLDDIVRQGKELGTYMYIFSGGEPLVRKDDIIKLCETHNDCEFLAFTNGTLIDEKFADDMLRVKNFVPAISIEGYEEETDSRRGTGTYEAVIRAMQLLRKKKLPFGASLCYTSKNAETIGSEEYIDHLIDLGCKFAWLFTYMPVGVDAQPDLMATAEQRKFMYDQIRKFRATKPLFTMDFWNDGEYVNGCIAGGRQYLHINANGDIEPCAFIHYADSNIHEKTLLEAYRSPLFMQYRRNQPFNHNQLRPCPLLDNPGRLSQIVKKSGAVSTDLVHPEDVDHLTEKCVEAAKAWAPVSKEIWENSEGKERADWKAAKEADQKAELQKKTEEKENKKKMRVSGF